One Salvia splendens isolate huo1 chromosome 12, SspV2, whole genome shotgun sequence genomic window carries:
- the LOC121758080 gene encoding two-component response regulator ORR9-like, giving the protein MNGLEAETQFHVLAVDDSIIDRKLIERLLKTSSYQVTAVESGVKALEFLGLLDDEEDDEFSNSNCQRVEVNLIITDYSMPAVTGYDLLRKIKKSTSLKDIPVVIMSSENVPSRINSCLEHGAEEFFLKPVRQSDVNKLRPHLMKGKKEIQNINKRKPVEECLSPDRTRTRLNHDLE; this is encoded by the exons ATGAACGGATTAGAAGCAGAAACACAATTCCATGTGTTAGCCGTTGATGATAGCATCATTGATAGAAAATTGATAGAGAGGCTTCTCAAAACTTCTTCTTATCAAG TTACTGCTGTGGAATCCGGAGTAAAGGCTCTTGAATTCCTCGGATTGCTTGACGACGAAGAAGATGAtgaattttcaaattcaaattgcCAAAGAGTTGAAGTGAATCTGATCATCACAGATTACAGCATGCCAGCAGTAACCGGCTACGATCTCCTTAGAAAAATCAAG AAATCGACGTCGTTGAAAGACATCCCGGTTGTGATTATGTCGTCGGAAAATGTGCCGTCAAGAATCAACAGCTGCTTAGAACATGGAGCAGAGGAATTCTTCTTGAAACCGGTTCGACAATCGGATGTGAACAAGCTGAGGCCACATTTGATGAAAGGGAAAAAAGAAATCCAAAATATTAACAAGAGGAAGCCAGTTGAAGAATGCCTCTCCCCTGATCGGACAAGAACAAGATTGAATCATGACTtggaatga